Proteins encoded together in one Mauremys reevesii isolate NIE-2019 linkage group 11, ASM1616193v1, whole genome shotgun sequence window:
- the SUMO1 gene encoding small ubiquitin-related modifier 1 isoform X2 — MSDQEAKPSAEDLGDKKEGEYIKLKVIGQDSSEIHFKVKMTTHLKKLKESYCQRQGVPMNSLRFLFEGQRITDNHTPKELGMEEEDVIEVYQEQTGGHSTV; from the exons GAAGCAAAACCTTCAGCTGAGGACTTGGGAGATAAGAAAGAGGGAGAATACATTAAACTCAAAGTCATTGGGCAG GACAGCAGTGAAATTCACTTCAAGGTGAAAATGACGACACATCTCAAGAAACTCAAAGAATCATACTGTCAAAGACAG GGAGTTCCAATGAATTCGCTCAGGTTCCTCTTCGAGGGTCAGAGAATTACTGATAATCATACCCCCAAAGAG ctggggatggaggaggaagaTGTGATTGAAGTTTATCAGGAACAGACAGGGGGTCACTCGACAGTTTAG